The nucleotide sequence AAAAATGGAACCGAAGTGCATACCATTTCGTTACCCAACAGACACACCAAAATTGAAACTGAAGATTGGACGATTGGTTACGACGGAACCGATGTGTGGCTACTTGAAAACAAACCGGATTCGTATAAGGGTAATGCTCGATTTTACCATAACCTGATGTTTTATTTCTATGCGATGCCGTTTATTTTGTCTGACGACGGAATCATTTACGAAATACTACCCTCTGCCGAATTAAAGGGAAAGAATTATGATGCCGTGAAGATCTCATACAACAGTGGAGTAGGAGATTCTCCCGAAGATGAATATATCATTTATGTAGACCCGGATACCCGCCAAATGGAATGGCTGGGGTATACCGTAACCTATACGGATCAGGTAAAAAGTAACGACTGGCATTATATTAAATACGATAAATGGCAGAGCGTAAACGGAGTTATGCTCCCGGAAAAACTTACTTGGTACAATGTAAAAGATAACAAGCCTACCGGCGAGAAAAGCGATATGCGTTTTAAAAAGGTAACGGCCACAGAAACCATCCTGGCAGCGTCAACTTTTAAAAAGCCTGATGGCGCCGTTGTGATAGAGCGTTAATTGTCTACCACATTTTTTCTGAAAGCATCCCGATACAGCAAAACATAGAGCCAGAGAATTAGCCCAAGGAACAGCGTGGCTATAAAATGACGGTCTATCCAGAATCCACTGTAGTCCTCCAATTGTAAATAGTGCATAACTGCTTCGAGATTTAAGAAATATGCGGCACAGCCTAGCAAAGCAATACCCCAATTCATGGATATGAGGGCATATACCACCAAAAAGATCATGGCAGGATGCGAATAGCGCTCGTGCATTTGCGTGTTGAAAAAGAAGAACAGTAGTGGAATTAAGGCC is from Constantimarinum furrinae and encodes:
- a CDS encoding DUF6503 family protein, which translates into the protein MKTIMLCLFSLLILASCKDEKKDEMPVIHDTVAVEDLPKKKEYPEVMNTVFEAHGGLATWNKFNNVCFEMDGKNGTEVHTISLPNRHTKIETEDWTIGYDGTDVWLLENKPDSYKGNARFYHNLMFYFYAMPFILSDDGIIYEILPSAELKGKNYDAVKISYNSGVGDSPEDEYIIYVDPDTRQMEWLGYTVTYTDQVKSNDWHYIKYDKWQSVNGVMLPEKLTWYNVKDNKPTGEKSDMRFKKVTATETILAASTFKKPDGAVVIER